A stretch of Zootoca vivipara chromosome 13, rZooViv1.1, whole genome shotgun sequence DNA encodes these proteins:
- the LOC118078107 gene encoding vomeronasal type-2 receptor 26-like, whose protein sequence is MVPNEAHQHMGIISLLKHFGWTWVGIFVVDDESGEHFLQTMEPLLSKNGICSAFTQRLPKLPRFDDFDEVYSVLLSSYKVIKDGKSQTLIIYGESMALIWLTAIFFTRGPRENYISSVTKVWIITTQIDFMLLGLQRSWDFRLFQGAICFTIHSKELLGFHDFLQTIKPGGVKGNGFLNDFWEQAFDCDFPNPNVPMDTSEQCTGGERLESLPDPFFEMGMTGHSYSIYNAVHVVGHALHDISLKRSKPRAMMGHNIFELQDLQPWQLHLYLHSISFNNSAGETLSFTDKKEIGGGFDIMNMVMFPNRSFLRVKIGEVDDTAPKGMRFIIHEDMIMWHKGFNQVMPISVCNEHCPPGHQKKRKEGGKFCCYDCAACPEGKISDQNDVNDCFRCPEDQYPNKKRNQCISKTMSFLSYEEPFGISLASVALSFSLLTTLVLSTFVKHKDTPIVKANNRALTYTLLVSLLLCFLSSLLFLGKPGKVTCLLRQPAFGMIFSMAVSCMLAKTITVVVAFMATKPGSRMRKWVGKRLAYSVVVSCSFIQANVCFLWLMTSPPFPDVDMHSVTTEIIVQCNEGSVTLFYCVLGYMGLLAIVSFIVAFLARRLPDSFNEAKFITFSMLLFCSVWLSFVPTYLSTKGKYMVVVEIISILASSAGLLGCIFAPKCYIIALRPELNNREQLIRRKN, encoded by the exons ATGGTTCCAAATGAAGCCCATCAACACATGGGAATAATCAGCTTGCTTaagcattttggatggacatgggttggaATCTTTGTTGTGGATGATGAAAGTGGAGAACATTTCTTGCAGACTATGGAACCATTGTTATCCaaaaatggaatctgttcagcctTCACACAAAGGCTCCCAAAACTACCCCGTTTCGATGACTTTGATGAAGTTTATAGTGTATTATTAAGTAGTTACAAGGTTATCAAAGATGGCAAATCCCAAACATTGATTATCTATGGAGAATCTATGGCACTCATATGGCTGACAGCTATTTTCTTTACAAGAGGTCCTAGAGAAAATTATATATCATCAGTTACAAAAGTTTGGATCATAACAACTCAGATTGATTTCATGTTGTTGGGGCTTCAAAGGAGTTGGGATTTTCGTCTCTTCCAAGGTGCCATTTGTTTCACAATTCACTCAAAAGAGCTTCTAGGGTTCCATGATTTTCTTCAGACGATAAAGCCTGGTGGTGTGAAAGGAAATGGTTTTCTGAATgacttctgggagcaagcatttgactgtgaTTTTCCCAACCCCAATGTGCCAATGGACACAAGTGAACAATGTACTGGAGGGGAGAGACTGGAGAGCCTTCCTGATCCATTCTTTGAAATgggcatgactggccacagctatagcatctacaatgctgtccatGTGGTGGGTCATGCTTTACatgacatttctttaaaaagatccAAACCCAGAGCAATGATGGGTCATAACATATTTGAACTTCAAGatctgcagccttggcag CTCCATCTTTACCTTCATAgcatttcatttaacaactcaGCTGGAGAAACTCTGTCCTTTACTGATAAGAAGGAAATTGGAGGTGGATTTGACATCATGAACATGGTCATGTTCCCAAACAGGTCCTTCCTTCGAGTGAAAATTGGTGAGGTGGATGATACTGCCCCTAAAGGAATGAGATTCATCATTCATGAGGACATGATAATGTGGCATAAAGGTTTTAACCAG GTGATGCCCATTTCTGTGTGCAATGAACACTGCCCCCCTGGtcatcagaagaaaaggaaggaaggtggaaAATTTTGCTGTTATGATTGTGCTGCATGTCCAGAAGGCAAGATTTCAGACCAGAATG ATGTGAATGACTGCTTCAGATGCCCAGAAGATCAATATCCAAACAAGAAAAGAAACCAATGCATCTCCAAAACTATGAGCTTTCTTTCCTATGAAGAACCTTTTGGGATCAGCTTAGCTTCcgttgctctttctttttctcttctcacAACTCTGGTGTTAAGCACTTTTGTGAAGCACAAAGATacccccattgtcaaagccaacaaccgagccctcacctacactctcctggtctccctattgctctgcttcctctcttctttgtTGTTCCTCGGCAAACCTGGGAAAGTGACCTGTCTTCTCAGGCAACCTGCTTTCGGCATGATCTTCTCTATGGCTGTTTCTTGCATGCTGGCCAAAACGATCACTGTAGTtgtagctttcatggccaccaagccaggctCTCGGATGAGGAAGTGGGTAGGGAAAAGACTGGCCTATTCTGTTGTAGTTTCCTGTTCTTTTATTCAAGCTAATGTTTGTTTTCTGTGGTTGATGacatctcccccattccctgatGTAGATATGCACTCTGTAACCACAGaaatcattgtgcaatgtaatgaagggtctgtgaccctgttttattgtgtcctgggctacatgggcctccTGGCCATTGTCAGTTTCATTGTGGCATTTCTGGCCCGCAGattacctgacagttttaatgaagccaaattcattaccttcagcatgttgctcttttgcagCGTTTGGCTTTCTTTTGTTCCAACctatctgagcaccaaagggaaatacatggtagtGGTGGAGATcatctccatcttggcctccagtgctggattattgggctgcatctttgctcctaaatgctacatcattgcCTTGAGGCCAGAGTTGAACAACAGAGAGCAACTAATAAGGAGAAAGAATTAA
- the LOC118078099 gene encoding vomeronasal type-2 receptor 26-like: protein MVPNEAHQYMGIISLLQHFGWTWVGLFVTDDEGGEKFLRALEQLFYQHGICSAFTQRMEKIAHFDMLDELFDILESYYMCLTNDKANTFIVYGDSQTLTWLRFLIFLRDPENKEITSYRRVWIMTTHIDFVLLNYQKSWDLDLFQGAISFTIHSEELLSFHEFLQIIKPYWNPGDGFLKDFWEQAFDCTFPDLLMQDIETCTGEEKLECLPGHLFEMDMTGHSYSIYNAVFVVAHALHAIYSFKSKHRALAGDKRFELQDLQPWQLHYFLQGILFNNSAGETMSFNEKREMRGGFDITNMIIFPNKSFLQMKVGCVYPDALEGEAFIFHEDMIVWHRGFNQVIPLSLCNDHCHPGNQKKKIEGEKFCCYGCAPCSEGEISNQDDMNDCFRCPKAQYPNKNKTACIQKMMTFLSYEEPLGISLASIALSFFLITALVLGIFIKYRDTPIVKANNRDLTYSLLVSLLLCFLSSLLFLGEPSTVSCLLRQPTFGIIFSVAVSCVLAKTVTVVLAFMATKPGSSMRKWMSKRLTNSIVFSCSLIQSTICTVWLMTSPPFPDLDMHSLTEEIIVQCNEGSVTMFYFVLGYMFLLAIASFVAAFAARKLPDSFNEAKFITFSMLLFCSVWLSFFPAYLSTSGKYMVAVEVFSILASSAGLLGCIFAPKCYIIILRPELNNKEQLIRKKVKQLFPPSLCMVTKFYQHILALAFAVKEINENPTILRNITLGFHIYDSYHDARMTYRTTLDLLFKSQSFYINYKCDTQKNLMAIIGGLSFDTSFHMRDNIGLYKIPQKID, encoded by the exons ATgatgaaggaggagaaaaattCTTGCGGGCCCTGGAGCAATTGTTCTACCAGCATGGGATCTGTTCAGCCTTCacacaaagaatggaaaaaatagCTCATTTCGATATGTTGGATGAACTTTTTGACATACTCGAAAGTTATTATATGTGCCTCACAAATGACAAAGCCAATACATTCATTGTCTATGGAGATTCTCAGACATTGACCTGGCTGAGATTTCTTATATTTCTACGAGATCCTGAAAATAAGGAAATCACATCATATAGAAGAGTGTGGATCATGACAACACATATTGATTTTGTATTATTGAATTATCAAAAGTCTTGGGATCTTGATCTCTTTCAAGGTGCCATTTCCTTCACAATTCACTCAGAAGAGCTTCTCAGTTTCCATGAATTTCTTCAGATCATAAAACCTTACTGGAATCCAGGTGATGGTTTTCTCAAggacttctgggagcaagcatttgactgtaCATTTCCAGATCTGCTCATGCAAGATATTGAAACATGTACAGGGGAGGAGAAGTTAGAGTGTCTTCCTGGCCATCTGTTTGAAATGgacatgactggccacagctacagtatctacaatgctgtctttgttgtggctcatgctttgcatgctatTTATTCATTCAAATCCAAGCACAGAGCACTGGCAGGAGACAAGAGGTTTGAACTTCAAGatctgcagccttggcag CTCCACTATTTTCTACAAGGGATTTTATTTAACAACTCAGCAGGAGAAACAATGTCCTTTaatgaaaaaagggaaatgagAGGTGGATTTGACATCACGAACATGATCATATTCCCCAACAAGTCCTTCCTTCAAATGAAAGTTGGATGTGTTTATCCTGATGCTCTTGAAGGAGAAGCATTCATTTTTCATGAAGATATGATTGTGTGGCACAGAGGATTTAATCAG GTGATTCCTCTTTCTCTGTGTAATGACCACTGCCACCCTGGCAATCAGAAGAAAAAGATAGAAGGGGAaaagttttgttgctatggctgtgCTCCATGTTCAGAAGGGGAAATTTCAAACCAGGATG ATATGAATGACTGCTTCAGATGCCCAAAAGCTCAGTatccaaacaagaacaaaactgcCTGCATTCAGAAAATGATGACCTTCCTTTCTTACGAAGAACCTTTGGGTATCAGTTTAGCATCCattgccctttctttcttcctcatcACAGCTTTGGTGCTAGGAATATTCATTAAGTACAGagacactcccatagtcaaagccaacaaccgggacctcacctactctctccttgtctctctcctgctctgcttcctctcttcattgCTATTTCTGGGTGAACCTAGCACAGTCTCCTGCCTCCTCCGGCAACCAAcgtttggcatcatcttctctgtagccgtttcttgtgtgttggccaaaacTGTCACTGTAGTtctagctttcatggccaccaagcccGGGTCCAGCATGAGGAAATGGATGAGTAAAAGACTGACAAattccattgtcttttcctgttctcttattcAATCAACTATTTGTACTGTGTGGTTGATGACATCTCCCCCATTTCCTGATTTGGACATGCACTCTTTAACAGAAGaaatcattgtgcaatgtaatgaaggctcaGTCACCATGTTCTATTTTGTCCTGGGCTACATGTTCCTCTTGGCCATTGCCAGCTTTGTTGCCGCATTTGCAGCCCGCAaattacctgacagttttaatgaagccaagttcattaccttcagcatgttgctcttttgcagtgtttggctgtctttttttccagcctacctgagcacaagtggaaaatacatggtggctgtggaggtcttctccatcttagcctccagtgctgggttattgggttgcatctttgcccctaaatgctacatcattatTCTGAGGCCCGAACTGAACAACAAAGAACAACTTATTAGAAAAAAAGTTAAACAATTGTTTCCCCCCTCACTCTG CATGGTGACAAAATTCTACCAGCACATACttgccttggcatttgctgtgaAAGAGATCAATGAGAACCCCACAATCTTGCGCAATATCACTCTTGGGTTCCACATCTATGATAGCTATCATGATGCAAGGATGACCTATCGTACCACGTTAGACCTGCTCTTCAAATCACAGAGTTTTTACATCAACTATAAATGTGACACCCAGAAAAACCTCATGGCCATCATTGGGGGACTTAGCTTTGATACATCCTTCCATATGAGAGACAACATAGGCctttacaagattccacag AAAATTGACTGA